Part of the Prochlorococcus sp. MIT 0603 genome is shown below.
AGCCCCATAGTTGTAATTCCTGCTGAAAATATACCCATGCCTACAATAGAGGCATTCACAACGCCCATCGCTACTACCCCTAGAGATACAACTCCCATGGGCACAATCCCAATAGTAATAATTCCCATAGGAACAACTCCTATTGATACTATGCCAAGTGGAGCTATTCCAATGGCAACCTTTTTAGGTTTACTTCCACAATGACTAGGGGCTTCGGAATTATCCAGATCAGGGCTTTTTAGTGACGTCATTTGCGAACTTTACCTAGTGGTTATGTGTATCGTGAATGGAATGATTTTCGCAAGGCATCCAGTGATCCCCCATTTTATGAGAACCTTTGCAATCGAATCTTTTAGCGGCTTTCTCAGCTTCTTCCTTCGTATCAAAAAGAGCAGGAGTAGGACCTTGATTGGTATTAGTTGAACAAGCTATTAAAACAAGCGCTATCCAAGAGAAAACAAGAAAAGATTTATTTGGTAAAAGCATAATTATAGGAATCTTTAGTAAATTTACCTTTAAAAAGACTTAAGAGGGGATAAAAAGACTAAAGGTTTTGTTTTACTTATATAGTCATAGGGATCATGCTAGCTTCACCTTAAAAGACAATGATAGAAACTAAAACGATC
Proteins encoded:
- a CDS encoding GLTT repeat protein; amino-acid sequence: MTSLKSPDLDNSEAPSHCGSKPKKVAIGIAPLGIVSIGVVPMGIITIGIVPMGVVSLGVVAMGVVNASIVGMGIFSAGITTMGLKVWSPESAALEQTIDDPGASSLKNIYAYPSRARAQIEARKLGCSGIHKMGNLWMPCATHRNNE
- a CDS encoding DUF3721 domain-containing protein is translated as MLLPNKSFLVFSWIALVLIACSTNTNQGPTPALFDTKEEAEKAAKRFDCKGSHKMGDHWMPCENHSIHDTHNH